In candidate division KSB1 bacterium, the following are encoded in one genomic region:
- a CDS encoding DUF4252 domain-containing protein produces the protein MKKHPGYTKIDEIPVVAGDQQTVDIHLHGNILKSLAQFSEPDDPEFVAALSNLLLIQMNAFSVDETLAVKLKPSIATFENRLKKRGWENVLRVRDHEEQVDIFIKYDDQSCMIGLVLLAFDGNADAVFVNFVGDLDWHSAKRIGEKFDIKQIKCLDDYGLRQ, from the coding sequence GTGAAGAAGCATCCTGGTTATACCAAAATTGATGAGATCCCCGTGGTCGCTGGGGATCAGCAAACTGTGGATATTCATCTCCATGGGAATATTTTAAAATCCCTTGCTCAGTTTTCTGAACCCGACGATCCAGAATTTGTTGCAGCGCTTTCGAATTTGCTTCTGATCCAGATGAACGCGTTCTCAGTGGATGAAACTCTCGCAGTCAAATTAAAACCTTCAATCGCCACATTTGAAAATCGCCTCAAGAAGCGCGGTTGGGAAAATGTTCTCCGGGTGAGAGATCATGAGGAGCAGGTCGATATTTTCATTAAATACGACGATCAAAGCTGCATGATAGGGCTCGTGCTCCTTGCCTTTGATGGAAATGCCGATGCCGTATTCGTTAACTTCGTCGGAGATCTCGATTGGCATTCTGCTAAGAGGATCGGCGAAAAATTTGACATCAAACAAATAAAATGTCTGGATGATTACGGATTAAGACAATGA